One Moorella sp. E308F genomic region harbors:
- a CDS encoding HlyD family efflux transporter periplasmic adaptor subunit → MKTAYSPGLPARPRQRRRWRRIILPVLGLLLFTLVAWLGFKEAFQAIAWHLLKVERVDYGVLEDNLSLEVFIAREEQVLIAPATGTLVPVVPEGERVPVGATIARILPVASTPPGQETLEIEAPFPGQVSYQTDGLEKAIQPATIGNIQYQELKRLVELAAPVTAGGQVKAGTAVGRLVNNLAPLVVYAPLEEFPPGWQAGKRVTLKLPGDGDEVRASITRLQDEGEQKAVLMTITSWDERWLTPRRLEVAVVLNRYRGTILPAAALINGPGGAKGVYLLAARGIKWQPVTITGRVGDRVAAQNLEAGAEVIVNPGLARWLVK, encoded by the coding sequence CCGGCCGCGGCAGCGCCGGCGGTGGAGGCGTATTATCTTGCCGGTACTGGGCTTGCTTCTTTTTACCCTTGTGGCCTGGTTGGGTTTTAAGGAGGCCTTCCAAGCTATTGCCTGGCACCTTTTAAAGGTCGAACGAGTTGATTACGGCGTCCTGGAGGACAATCTCTCTCTGGAGGTTTTTATTGCCAGGGAAGAGCAAGTTCTGATAGCCCCGGCGACAGGAACCCTGGTCCCGGTAGTCCCCGAAGGGGAACGGGTCCCGGTGGGAGCTACCATTGCCCGGATATTGCCAGTAGCCTCCACTCCGCCGGGGCAGGAAACCCTGGAAATCGAAGCCCCCTTTCCCGGCCAGGTTTCCTACCAAACCGATGGCCTGGAAAAGGCCATCCAGCCCGCCACCATTGGCAATATACAATATCAGGAACTAAAGCGCCTGGTGGAACTAGCCGCCCCGGTGACGGCTGGGGGTCAGGTGAAAGCCGGTACGGCCGTTGGCCGTCTGGTCAATAACCTGGCTCCCCTGGTAGTATATGCCCCCCTGGAAGAGTTTCCACCTGGCTGGCAGGCTGGCAAAAGAGTAACTCTTAAACTGCCGGGGGACGGGGACGAGGTGCGAGCCAGCATTACCCGGTTGCAGGATGAAGGTGAGCAAAAGGCCGTTCTCATGACTATCACTTCCTGGGATGAGCGCTGGCTGACCCCCCGTCGGCTGGAAGTAGCTGTGGTATTAAACCGTTACCGGGGCACAATATTACCTGCGGCTGCTTTGATTAACGGGCCGGGAGGGGCAAAGGGGGTCTACCTTCTGGCAGCGCGGGGAATCAAATGGCAGCCAGTTACCATTACAGGTCGGGTAGGGGATAGGGTAGCCGCCCAGAACCTGGAAGCCGGCGCGGAAGTCATTGTCAACCCGGGTCTGGCCCGGTGGCTGGTAAAGTAG
- a CDS encoding YggS family pyridoxal phosphate-dependent enzyme, with translation MVNLAENIALVRERIAAAARRSGRQPEEITLVAVTKTISPERIQEAVSLGLKDLGENRVQELLAKQPYISGVSWHLIGHLQRNKARQVWDKVTLIHSVDSLELARELDRRAAVAGRRVNILVEVNVAGEESKFGLAPEAVIPFIRELTGFTGLHVLGLMTVAPLVDDAEEVRPVFRRLAGLRREVEALHLPGVDMRYLSMGMTNDFEVAIEEGANMVRIGTAIFGARV, from the coding sequence ATGGTCAACCTGGCAGAAAATATCGCTTTGGTACGGGAAAGGATAGCCGCTGCCGCCCGCCGCAGCGGGCGGCAGCCGGAAGAGATAACCCTGGTGGCGGTGACCAAAACCATTTCCCCGGAACGTATTCAGGAGGCCGTAAGTTTGGGCCTCAAAGACCTGGGAGAAAACCGGGTCCAGGAACTCCTGGCCAAGCAGCCCTACATAAGCGGTGTCAGCTGGCACCTCATCGGTCATCTCCAGCGCAATAAAGCCCGCCAGGTATGGGATAAGGTAACCCTGATCCATTCGGTCGACAGCCTGGAACTAGCCCGGGAACTGGACAGGCGGGCCGCGGTTGCCGGTCGCCGGGTTAACATCCTCGTGGAGGTTAATGTGGCCGGCGAGGAGAGTAAATTCGGCCTGGCACCCGAGGCGGTAATCCCTTTCATCCGGGAGCTCACAGGGTTTACCGGCCTGCACGTCCTGGGCCTGATGACGGTAGCTCCCCTGGTAGATGATGCCGAAGAGGTGCGGCCGGTTTTTCGCCGACTGGCAGGCTTACGGCGGGAGGTGGAAGCCCTGCACCTGCCGGGAGTAGACATGCGTTACCTTTCCATGGGTATGACCAACGATTTTGAAGTAGCCATTGAAGAAGGAGCCAACATGGTGCGAATAGGCACGGCCATCTTTGGCGCCCGGGTATAA
- a CDS encoding cell division protein SepF encodes MAFWDSLLNWLGYGHEEGSQGTYNQVKEWELPPAPSSPGKAKLVSLPTARQTLRLVIARPQSFDQAAALAENLKNYRPVIVNVEALPVDEARRIVDFLSGATYALGGRVRRVTSGIFLFTSSNIDLSGDLEEQVAGGISWLEAAGRK; translated from the coding sequence ATGGCCTTTTGGGATAGTTTACTTAACTGGCTGGGTTACGGCCACGAAGAAGGTTCCCAGGGCACATACAATCAGGTCAAGGAATGGGAATTGCCCCCGGCCCCATCTAGCCCCGGTAAAGCTAAACTGGTAAGCTTGCCGACGGCGCGCCAAACTTTACGCTTGGTAATTGCCCGGCCCCAGTCCTTTGACCAGGCGGCAGCTCTGGCGGAAAACTTGAAAAACTACCGGCCGGTAATTGTCAATGTCGAAGCCCTGCCGGTTGACGAGGCGCGGCGGATTGTCGACTTTCTAAGCGGGGCTACCTATGCCCTGGGGGGACGGGTGCGCCGGGTAACGAGCGGCATCTTTTTATTTACTTCCAGCAATATTGATTTGAGCGGTGACCTGGAAGAACAGGTGGCGGGCGGTATCAGCTGGTTGGAAGCAGCTGGCCGTAAATAG
- the proC gene encoding pyrroline-5-carboxylate reductase, with product MEGNIGFLGAGAMGEALIRGLLQSRQIPAARILAWDIRRERLQELEGTYGLQTVVGREELAARADILILAVKPQNVKEALGGLIVGKEKLVISIIAGVTLARLASYLGEVPIVRVVPNTPALVGEGMTALAANKFVQPEALEKALAIFRSVGRAIVLPEEQLNAVTGLSGSGPAYIYMLIEAMADGGVRQGLARSVALELAAQTVLGAARMVLATGEHPGVLKDKVTSPAGTTIAGLTVLEDRGVRGAIIRAVEAATLRAESLSKE from the coding sequence ATGGAGGGTAATATTGGCTTTCTGGGTGCCGGCGCCATGGGGGAGGCCCTGATTCGCGGCCTGTTGCAGAGCCGCCAGATACCTGCGGCAAGGATCCTGGCCTGGGACATCCGGCGGGAAAGGCTGCAGGAACTGGAGGGTACTTATGGCCTGCAGACCGTGGTCGGCAGGGAAGAGCTGGCAGCAAGGGCGGATATTCTTATCCTGGCTGTCAAACCACAAAACGTGAAGGAGGCCCTGGGTGGCCTTATAGTCGGAAAGGAAAAACTGGTAATATCGATCATTGCCGGCGTTACCCTGGCCAGGCTGGCCTCTTACCTTGGGGAAGTGCCGATAGTGCGGGTGGTACCTAATACCCCCGCCCTGGTAGGGGAGGGCATGACTGCCCTGGCGGCCAACAAATTTGTGCAGCCGGAAGCTCTGGAGAAAGCTCTGGCCATTTTCCGCTCCGTCGGCCGGGCTATAGTTTTACCGGAGGAACAGCTCAATGCCGTCACCGGTTTAAGCGGCAGCGGGCCGGCCTATATTTATATGCTTATTGAAGCCATGGCCGACGGTGGCGTGCGCCAGGGACTTGCCCGGTCGGTGGCTTTAGAGCTGGCGGCCCAGACCGTCCTGGGAGCGGCGCGGATGGTACTGGCCACCGGCGAGCATCCGGGGGTTCTGAAGGATAAAGTGACTTCGCCGGCGGGGACCACTATTGCCGGCCTGACTGTTCTGGAAGACCGGGGTGTGCGGGGAGCCATTATCCGGGCGGTAGAGGCAGCCACCTTGCGCGCCGAGAGCTTAAGTAAGGAGTAG
- a CDS encoding YggT family protein, translating into MQTLLLLIRTAFEVLNWLIIARILISWFPHDPYHPVMRFIYEVTEPVLAPFRRLMPRTSIPIDFSPIIAVLVLQLVERLLISFILHLG; encoded by the coding sequence ATGCAAACTTTATTACTGCTAATCCGAACTGCCTTTGAAGTACTAAATTGGCTGATTATTGCCCGTATCCTCATATCCTGGTTTCCCCATGACCCCTATCATCCTGTTATGCGCTTTATCTACGAAGTTACAGAACCGGTCCTGGCCCCCTTTCGCCGCCTCATGCCGCGTACCAGTATCCCCATTGACTTTTCCCCTATAATAGCGGTCCTGGTTTTACAGCTGGTAGAACGCTTGCTCATCAGTTTTATTCTGCACCTGGGATAG
- a CDS encoding DivIVA domain-containing protein, giving the protein MLTPLDINKKEFHRSFRGYSCEEVDEFLEQVLRDYGQVYRENQELREKNLRLAEELERYNKLEQTLKDALIMAQQTADEMRQNAQREAGLIVQEAENKAREILNQARLQVEKAERYRSDLEAMAAAFKTRLRSFLQAQLELLAAEEAAASTVADSQPGEETIFEEFKE; this is encoded by the coding sequence GTGCTGACGCCGCTGGACATCAACAAAAAAGAATTCCACCGCTCCTTTCGCGGCTACAGCTGCGAAGAGGTCGATGAATTCCTGGAACAGGTCTTGCGGGACTACGGCCAGGTTTACCGGGAAAACCAGGAGTTACGGGAGAAAAACCTGCGCCTGGCGGAGGAACTGGAGCGCTATAACAAACTGGAGCAAACCCTTAAAGATGCCCTGATCATGGCCCAGCAAACGGCCGATGAGATGCGCCAGAACGCCCAGCGGGAAGCCGGCCTCATTGTCCAGGAGGCGGAGAATAAAGCTAGGGAGATTTTAAACCAGGCCCGGCTGCAGGTGGAAAAGGCCGAGCGCTACCGGAGCGACCTGGAAGCTATGGCCGCAGCCTTTAAAACGCGACTGCGTTCTTTCCTTCAGGCCCAGCTGGAACTCCTGGCCGCTGAGGAGGCAGCAGCTTCTACTGTTGCTGATAGCCAACCGGGCGAGGAAACTATTTTTGAAGAGTTTAAGGAGTGA
- the ileS gene encoding isoleucine--tRNA ligase, protein MDYSKTLNLPRTDFPMRANLPQREPEILKFWEEQDIYRQVQEANKGKPKFILHDGPPYANGHIHLGHTLNKILKDIIVKYHSMNGYDAPYVPGWDTHGLPIEQQAIKDLGLNRRAIDVVEFRNRCRDYALKYVNIQREEFKRLGVRGDWEHPYLTLEPEYEAIQIGVFGEMAKKGYIYKGLKPVYWCTDCETALAEAEVEYGEKRSPSIYVKFPVIDARGLFEAEGSSVVIWTTTPWTLPANVAIALHPEFKYVLVQVGDERYLMAEELYRQVFELLAIKDYQVVAAFTGAELEGVVCRNPLMERDSVVILGEHVTLEQGTGCVHTAPGHGLEDYEVGMRYNLPVLSPLDDRGYFTPEAGQFAGLFIEDANKAVVKELEARGALLHFAFIKHQYPHCWRCKHPVIFRATEQWFASIDGFRQQALAAIKEVKWIPAWGEERIYNMVAERSDWCISRQRTWGVPIPIFYCVDCGKEIINDATISHLQKLFREFGSNVWFAREAQELVPEGLKCPACGGRKFRKETDIMDVWFDSGSSHAAVLTTRPELGWPADLYLEGSDQHRGWFNSSLSTAVATRGRAPYHQVLTHGFLVDEEGRKMSKSLGNGIDPADVIREKGADVLRLWVASADYRRDVAASPGIMQQLTEAYRKIRNTCRFLLANLYDFDPGKDKVSREEMLEIDRWIMDKLQRLVARVTQAYEDYEFHVVYHIIHNFCAVDLSAIYLDIIKDRLYTWPAASKGRRSAQTVLYETINVLVRLLTPILAFTTEEIWRYLPATPGKPISVQLAGWPQVQDAFLDDELQARWDKILQVRDVVTRALERARQEQGLGNSLNAAVHLYSDSGLYRFLQSLEGELATIFIVSQAVLHAPGEEAPATAFAAEDLPELKVVVEKAPGEKCERCWMVSSTVGRDSDHPTLCERCAAVLRQA, encoded by the coding sequence GTGGATTATAGCAAAACCTTGAATCTTCCGCGGACCGATTTTCCCATGCGGGCCAACTTGCCCCAGCGGGAGCCGGAGATCCTCAAATTCTGGGAAGAACAAGATATTTACCGACAGGTACAGGAAGCCAACAAAGGCAAACCCAAATTTATTCTCCATGACGGGCCGCCCTATGCCAACGGCCATATTCATCTGGGGCATACTTTAAATAAAATCCTCAAAGACATCATCGTTAAATATCATTCCATGAACGGCTACGATGCGCCCTATGTCCCGGGATGGGATACCCACGGCCTGCCCATTGAGCAGCAGGCCATTAAAGACCTGGGGCTCAACCGTCGGGCCATTGATGTCGTAGAGTTCCGCAACCGCTGTCGCGATTACGCTTTAAAATACGTCAACATCCAGCGGGAGGAATTCAAACGCCTGGGTGTCCGGGGCGACTGGGAACACCCCTATCTTACCCTGGAGCCGGAATACGAGGCCATCCAGATCGGCGTCTTTGGGGAGATGGCCAAAAAAGGTTATATCTATAAGGGGCTTAAGCCGGTCTACTGGTGCACCGATTGCGAAACGGCCCTGGCCGAAGCCGAAGTCGAATACGGCGAGAAGCGTTCGCCCTCTATTTATGTCAAATTCCCCGTAATCGATGCCCGCGGCCTTTTTGAGGCGGAGGGAAGCTCTGTCGTCATCTGGACGACAACGCCATGGACCCTACCGGCCAATGTAGCCATTGCCCTGCACCCGGAATTCAAGTACGTCCTGGTCCAGGTGGGGGATGAACGTTACCTCATGGCAGAGGAGCTTTACCGCCAGGTATTTGAATTGCTGGCAATTAAAGATTACCAGGTGGTGGCTGCCTTCACCGGTGCCGAACTGGAAGGGGTCGTCTGTCGCAACCCCCTTATGGAGAGGGATTCGGTCGTTATCCTGGGCGAACACGTTACCCTCGAACAGGGTACCGGCTGCGTCCACACGGCCCCAGGCCATGGCCTGGAGGACTACGAAGTAGGCATGCGCTATAACCTGCCGGTGCTCTCACCCCTGGATGACCGGGGCTACTTTACCCCCGAAGCTGGACAGTTTGCCGGCCTGTTCATTGAAGATGCCAATAAAGCCGTGGTTAAGGAGCTGGAAGCCAGGGGGGCGCTGTTGCATTTCGCCTTTATCAAGCACCAGTACCCCCATTGCTGGCGCTGCAAGCATCCTGTTATCTTCCGGGCCACGGAGCAGTGGTTTGCTTCCATTGACGGTTTCCGCCAGCAGGCCCTGGCTGCCATTAAAGAAGTAAAGTGGATTCCGGCCTGGGGCGAAGAACGTATTTACAACATGGTGGCCGAGCGCAGCGATTGGTGTATCTCCCGCCAGCGGACCTGGGGCGTACCCATTCCTATCTTTTACTGCGTAGACTGCGGCAAAGAAATTATCAACGACGCCACTATCAGCCATCTACAGAAACTTTTCCGGGAATTCGGTTCCAATGTGTGGTTTGCCCGGGAGGCGCAGGAGCTGGTGCCGGAAGGGTTGAAATGCCCTGCCTGCGGTGGCCGTAAATTCCGCAAGGAAACGGATATCATGGACGTATGGTTTGATTCCGGTTCCAGCCACGCCGCCGTGCTCACCACCAGGCCGGAACTGGGCTGGCCGGCTGACCTGTACCTGGAGGGCAGTGACCAGCACCGGGGTTGGTTTAACTCCTCCCTGTCGACGGCAGTGGCCACCCGGGGCCGGGCTCCTTACCACCAGGTTCTGACCCATGGTTTCCTGGTAGATGAGGAAGGACGCAAGATGTCCAAATCCCTCGGTAACGGCATCGACCCGGCGGATGTCATCCGGGAAAAGGGGGCCGATGTCCTGCGTCTGTGGGTGGCTTCGGCCGATTACCGGCGGGATGTAGCTGCATCACCCGGCATCATGCAGCAGCTGACCGAGGCTTACCGTAAAATCCGCAATACCTGCCGGTTCCTGCTGGCCAATCTTTACGACTTTGATCCCGGAAAAGATAAGGTAAGCCGGGAGGAAATGCTGGAAATAGACCGCTGGATAATGGATAAACTCCAGCGCCTGGTGGCCAGGGTCACGCAAGCCTATGAAGATTATGAGTTCCACGTGGTCTACCATATCATCCACAATTTCTGTGCCGTAGATTTAAGTGCTATTTACCTGGATATCATCAAGGACCGCCTCTATACCTGGCCGGCCGCCTCAAAAGGGCGGCGTTCGGCCCAGACGGTCCTTTATGAAACCATTAACGTGCTGGTACGACTGTTAACGCCGATACTCGCCTTTACCACGGAAGAAATCTGGCGTTATCTGCCGGCAACCCCCGGCAAGCCCATCAGTGTCCAGCTGGCCGGCTGGCCGCAGGTGCAGGATGCATTCCTGGATGACGAGCTGCAGGCCCGGTGGGATAAGATTTTGCAGGTACGCGATGTTGTTACCCGCGCCCTGGAAAGAGCCCGCCAGGAGCAGGGCCTGGGCAATTCCTTAAATGCCGCCGTCCACCTTTACTCTGATTCCGGGTTGTACCGGTTCCTCCAGTCCCTGGAGGGGGAGCTGGCGACCATTTTCATTGTTTCCCAGGCCGTTTTGCACGCTCCGGGAGAAGAAGCTCCGGCCACGGCCTTTGCCGCCGAAGACCTGCCCGAACTCAAGGTCGTGGTCGAGAAGGCCCCCGGTGAAAAATGTGAACGCTGCTGGATGGTCAGCTCTACCGTAGGCCGGGATAGCGATCATCCCACTCTGTGCGAGCGCTGTGCAGCCGTTTTGCGCCAGGCTTAA
- the pduL gene encoding phosphate propanoyltransferase: MRLFQAEDFLPVEVPVGVSGRHIHLCREDLEALFGPGYELTLYRELSQRGEFAARETVTIVGPRGVLEGVRVLGPVRPYSQVEIAMTDGFRLGLKPPVRESGDLADTPGIAVVGPAGAINLRRGVILAARHIHMEEDRARALHLHDDQLVRVWVPGIRGMILDNVIIRTSPHYRLELHLDTDEANAALLSGGDKVKILRP, translated from the coding sequence GTGAGGCTATTCCAGGCAGAAGACTTTTTGCCCGTGGAAGTTCCGGTGGGGGTTTCCGGCCGCCATATCCATCTCTGCCGGGAGGATCTCGAGGCCCTTTTTGGACCCGGTTATGAACTGACATTGTACCGGGAGCTCAGCCAGCGGGGGGAATTTGCCGCCAGGGAAACAGTTACCATCGTCGGCCCGCGCGGCGTTCTGGAGGGTGTACGGGTTTTAGGTCCGGTCCGGCCTTACTCCCAGGTGGAAATAGCTATGACCGACGGTTTCCGCCTGGGATTAAAGCCGCCAGTAAGGGAATCCGGCGACCTGGCTGATACGCCCGGCATAGCTGTGGTCGGTCCGGCCGGCGCCATCAACCTGCGCCGGGGGGTCATTCTGGCCGCCCGCCACATCCATATGGAAGAAGACCGGGCCAGGGCCCTCCACCTCCATGACGACCAGCTGGTCCGGGTTTGGGTGCCCGGGATAAGGGGCATGATCTTAGATAACGTTATTATCCGGACCAGCCCCCACTACCGCCTGGAGCTGCACCTGGATACCGACGAAGCCAATGCCGCCCTGCTGTCCGGCGGCGATAAAGTCAAAATCCTGCGTCCTTGA
- a CDS encoding DUF5665 domain-containing protein, whose amino-acid sequence MQQLITAIEKASIAEWIELYRRPWRLLYLNFAAGVARGLGIAVGFAILGAIVIYIIRELALLNLPVIGKLIAEIVRMVQQEVY is encoded by the coding sequence ATGCAGCAATTAATAACCGCCATAGAAAAAGCCAGCATCGCCGAGTGGATAGAACTCTACCGCCGGCCCTGGCGGCTCCTGTACCTCAACTTTGCCGCCGGGGTGGCCAGGGGCCTGGGTATAGCTGTGGGTTTTGCCATCCTGGGCGCCATTGTGATCTATATCATCCGCGAGCTGGCCCTGCTCAACCTTCCGGTCATCGGTAAACTCATTGCGGAAATTGTCCGCATGGTCCAGCAGGAGGTTTATTAA
- a CDS encoding TraR/DksA C4-type zinc finger protein, with protein sequence MDAKSLKHFRRKLLEEKKKLQEQIDSFNSGGLREPLLESTQELSRYDNHPGDLGSEEFERGKDLALRDNARIQLQKIDDALESIQDGTYGYCRVCGREIPRERLEAIPETTLCLECRKKMEGAGDINHRPIEEQVILPPFGGQVSDPYQKHPDEEEALMYDGEDTWQDLAQTIEHASESRSGAYFGPLDLDEDQGYVEPVDGIPYFKGAEGMFYEDTGAYIDDEGSPEEKVIGDAGWDRVVRDGDEIDS encoded by the coding sequence ATGGATGCAAAATCCTTAAAGCATTTTCGCAGGAAATTGCTGGAAGAAAAGAAAAAGCTGCAGGAACAAATAGATTCCTTTAACAGCGGGGGATTGCGGGAGCCCCTGCTGGAGTCCACCCAGGAACTGTCCCGTTACGATAACCACCCCGGGGATCTCGGCAGTGAGGAATTCGAGCGCGGCAAAGACCTGGCTTTGAGGGATAACGCCCGTATCCAGCTGCAAAAGATAGACGATGCCCTGGAAAGCATCCAGGATGGGACCTACGGCTACTGCCGGGTGTGCGGTCGGGAGATACCCCGGGAACGGCTGGAGGCCATACCCGAGACAACCCTGTGTCTGGAGTGTCGTAAAAAAATGGAAGGGGCAGGAGACATCAACCATCGGCCCATCGAGGAGCAGGTTATCCTGCCTCCCTTTGGCGGCCAGGTCTCCGATCCCTATCAAAAGCACCCGGACGAGGAGGAAGCCCTCATGTATGATGGGGAAGATACCTGGCAGGACCTGGCCCAAACTATTGAACACGCCTCCGAATCCCGTAGCGGCGCCTACTTCGGCCCTCTGGATCTGGATGAAGACCAGGGCTATGTTGAGCCGGTAGATGGCATCCCCTATTTTAAGGGTGCCGAAGGTATGTTTTATGAAGATACCGGGGCCTACATTGATGATGAAGGGTCTCCGGAGGAAAAGGTAATTGGCGATGCTGGCTGGGACCGGGTGGTGCGTGATGGAGACGAAATAGATAGTTAG
- a CDS encoding DUF1540 domain-containing protein, whose amino-acid sequence MLRIYCEVDICVHHDGAGFCKLETIHITRNGLDTNCGDFQRLLPEKDTTTVFSFGKANDTLETIPYD is encoded by the coding sequence TTGCTCCGCATATACTGTGAGGTAGATATCTGCGTCCACCACGATGGGGCCGGTTTCTGCAAGCTGGAGACCATTCACATCACCAGGAACGGCCTGGATACCAACTGCGGCGATTTTCAACGATTGCTGCCGGAAAAGGATACCACCACCGTCTTTTCCTTTGGCAAGGCCAATGATACCCTGGAAACTATACCCTATGACTAA
- the thiD gene encoding bifunctional hydroxymethylpyrimidine kinase/phosphomethylpyrimidine kinase, which translates to MHKALTIAGSDSGGGAGIQADLKTFAALKVYGSSVITSVTAQNTLGVQGTFDLPPEFVGRQMDAVLSDIGADAAKTGMLANAGIIEVVAAKVKEYGIKNLVIDPVMVAKSGDLLLAREARQVLQKKLFPLALVITPNLDEAGVLTGREISSEDEMVAAARELHDQGVPYVLVKGGHLAGAATDILFDGREVRRFSAPRLDNRHTHGTGCTLSAAITAFLARGLTVPAAVAAAKEYIQTAISQALAVGQGCGPVHHLAPYYSWGD; encoded by the coding sequence ATGCACAAGGCTTTGACCATTGCCGGATCCGATTCCGGGGGCGGAGCCGGTATTCAGGCCGACTTGAAGACCTTTGCCGCCCTCAAAGTTTACGGTTCCAGTGTGATCACTTCTGTGACGGCACAGAATACCTTGGGGGTGCAGGGGACCTTCGACCTGCCGCCGGAATTTGTCGGCCGGCAGATGGATGCCGTTTTAAGCGATATCGGTGCGGATGCCGCCAAAACCGGGATGCTGGCCAATGCCGGTATTATCGAAGTCGTAGCTGCCAAGGTTAAAGAGTACGGAATAAAGAATCTGGTCATTGACCCGGTAATGGTGGCCAAGAGCGGCGATCTCCTGCTGGCCCGGGAAGCGCGCCAGGTTTTGCAGAAAAAACTGTTTCCCCTGGCCCTGGTCATTACCCCTAACCTGGATGAAGCCGGCGTTCTCACGGGGCGCGAGATTAGCAGTGAAGATGAGATGGTAGCTGCAGCCCGGGAGTTACATGACCAGGGCGTACCCTATGTTTTAGTAAAGGGAGGGCACCTGGCCGGTGCGGCAACTGATATTCTCTTTGACGGCCGGGAAGTCCGGCGTTTTTCCGCTCCCCGCCTGGATAACCGCCACACTCACGGGACGGGCTGTACCCTGTCGGCAGCCATCACCGCTTTCCTGGCCCGGGGTTTGACGGTACCCGCAGCGGTAGCGGCGGCCAAGGAGTATATCCAGACGGCCATCAGCCAGGCCCTTGCCGTAGGTCAGGGCTGCGGGCCGGTACACCACCTGGCACCTTATTATTCCTGGGGGGATTGA
- the lspA gene encoding signal peptidase II, translating into MPFLLLVALVLGIDQLSKYIIRVNFQPNESLPVINSVFHLTYVNNPGAAFGLLAYKTPVFVTVTLLVAVVILVAYRFLPPDRILLRLALALMLGGALGNLIDRLRFGYVVDFLDFRIWPVFNLADMAIVGGVILLCWELLGPAGEQGKSL; encoded by the coding sequence GTGCCCTTTTTGTTGCTGGTAGCTCTGGTCCTGGGCATTGACCAGTTGAGCAAGTATATTATCCGGGTCAATTTCCAGCCCAATGAGAGCCTGCCGGTAATCAATTCAGTTTTTCATTTAACTTACGTCAATAATCCCGGGGCGGCCTTTGGCCTCCTGGCCTATAAAACACCGGTTTTTGTGACCGTGACCCTGCTGGTGGCGGTTGTCATCCTGGTGGCCTACCGCTTCCTGCCTCCGGACCGCATCCTCTTGCGCCTGGCCCTGGCCCTGATGCTGGGCGGCGCCCTGGGTAACCTCATTGACCGCCTGCGCTTTGGTTATGTAGTTGACTTCCTTGATTTCCGCATCTGGCCGGTTTTTAACCTGGCTGACATGGCTATCGTTGGCGGCGTTATTCTCCTCTGCTGGGAACTTTTGGGGCCGGCAGGTGAACAGGGGAAGAGCCTGTGA